CGCTGGAAGAGATAGCCACCACCAGCGGAGAGCGGTCAACGATAGAAGGGAAGATAAAGGAGCACTTAGGCTGATCGTCCACCACGTTGGCAAACAGGTGACGCTCATGCGCATCGGTGAACACGCGGGCGTTAAGCTCCACGTTATCGGTGGCGGCGATCACCAGAAAGACGCTGTCGAGCTGGGTGCTCTGATACTCTCTGGCGATCCAACGCACGGCGCCGTTGCTTTCCAGCTCCGTTAACTCCTCACACAACGCATGCGCGGCGATTTGCACATCGGCACCCGCACGACGCAGCAGATCAATTTTGCGGGCAGCAACGTCTCCGCCGCCCACAATCAGCACCGGTTTGTTTCGGATGTCAGCAAAAATCGGGAGATAGTCCACGTCGGCCTTTTTCGTTATTTACACAAAGTTAACGCGACTATACGGCCCTGGCTTGAGGCTTATGAAATTACTAATTGGAATGAGTAGTTACTGAATGGAATAACGTTCTGGCATAGCTCCGCACAAAATGTGCTTAACGGATGATAATTAGGGCATTTCAGAGAGAATGAAATTGTGCAATCCGCGTCACACTTTCATACTGTGCGGGTAAAAAAACCTCGTAAGATTGTCATTGATGACGACTAAGGATCTGACATGTTTTCCCGACTCCGCCTGAGCGCGCTGGCCGCTTTACTCAGTTGCGGTGCTGTTTTCCCCCTGCAGGCAGCCAGCCAGCAGATGGGGCATTTTGCTGAGCAGCAGCTTCGCCACATTGCCACCTATTTTCCAGGCCGTATGGCTGGCAGCCCTGCCGAGATGCTGACGGCAGATTATCTGCACCATCAGTTCAGCGAGCTGGGCTATGAAACCAACAAGCGGAATTTCTCCGCAGACTACCCTTATCAGTCGCAGGACGGCCACACTACACCGCATAACGTCACGGCCACATCCGTTATTGCCGCCCGTGCCGGAGAAGTTCCCCAACAGATTTTGATCGTCACCCATGCGGATACCTATATGCCGGTAAGCGATGGCGATCGGCAAAAAAACCTGGGTGGCCTGACGCTTCAGGGGGCGGACGATAACGCTTCCGGCCTCGGCGTCATGCTGGAACTGGCCCAACGGTTAAGCAAAGTTCCCCTGCACTACAGCCTGCGCTTCGTGGCACTGAGCGGTGAAGAGAGCGGCCATCAGGGTGAAAAAGATTATCTCGCCAGAATGAAACCGGAAGAGAAGAAAAACACGCTGCTGGTGATCAACCTGGACAGCCTGATAGTTGGCGATAAACTTTATTTTGACAGCGGCAGCAACACGCCGGATGCCGTGGCACGCCAGACCAGGGACCGTGCGCTGGCCATTGCCCGTCAGCATGGGCTGGCCGCCGCCACCAACGGTAAAGCGGTAAAAAAACACCCTGCGGATGATGAATTTGATAAAGCCGGTTTTCCGCTGCTGAGCATTCGTGCCACCAACTGGGATCTGGGAAAAAAGGATGGGCAGCAACAGCGCACGCTCAGCCACCATTTTCCACAGGGAACCAGCCGTTATCAGGCCTCACTGGATAATCTGACTTATCTCGATCGCTGGCTACCCGGACGCATCACCCAACGCACACGTACTACCGTAAAGATTCTACTGCCGCTGATTTCCGGGCTGGCGAACCCCACAAGCTGAAACAGGAGTTATTGCCATGTATATCGTTTATCTGAAATATAGCCGCCCTATGGAAGAGGTTGAAGCCGTGCTGGATGCGCACGTTCTCTGGCTGAACAAATATTTTGACGCTGGCGTCTTTATTGCGGCAGGCCGAAAAGATCCCCGTACCGGCGGTATGGTGATGGTGAAAGATATCGACCGTGAACGGCTGAACGTCATCCTGTCGGAAGATCCTTTCCAGGCCGTGGCAGAGTATGAAGTGACAAAGGTGAACGTAACCCGCAGCACCAATGAGTTTAACGCGCTGGTTGGGATCTGATAGCTGAAGCTTGATTCAGACAGACAACGCTGAAATTCAGAAGATGAATTACCCAGAAAAGAGTAAAGGTTCAGGGTGTGAGGAAGACAGATAATGCTGAACTTGATTCATTCAGACAACACTAACCATTGAGGCGTGGGGGATGCAGGCCGATCGGAAAGCGTCTCGCGCCATGGACGGTGCGAGCCGAGCTGTCATGGATGAGGCTTTTTGCGTCTTTCTGAGCGGCCTGTATCCCCTGCGCGGAATACATGACATACAGGCCACACCTGTTTTTTAATCTCTATCCCTGCGCAGAATACATGACATACAGGCCACCTGTTTTTTAATCTGCAACGCCTGTTTTTAATCTCTATCCCCTGCGCAGAGTACAGCCTGCACAGGGGATGCTTTAGTGTAAAGACCCCACCTCAGCCGTAGCTATTCGTGCAAACCGCACTCGCGCTTCAGCCCGAAGAAACGCGTCTCTTCTTCCGCCATGCCTGGCTCCCATTTACGGGTAGTGTGCGTATCCCCTACTGAAAGATAACCCTGCTCACGCAGCGGGTGATAGTCCAGATCGTTGTCCTGCAAATACTGATGCACCTGACGGTTATCCCAGTCGATGATCGGCAGAACTTTAAAGACCCCGCGCTGAATAGCCAGCACCGGAAGATGAGCCCGACTGCTGGACTGATCGCGGCGCAAACCGGCAAACCAGGTCTGCGCCTGCAAACTCTCCATTGCCCGGTTCATCGGCTCTACTTTGTTGATCTCGTTGTAGCGCTCAATACCCTCAACGCCCTGCTCCCACAGCTTGCCGTAACGCGCCTCCTGCCAGGCCGCGCTTTGCTCCGCACGGTACACCTGCAGGTTAAGCTTCAGCTTATCAGTGAGCCGATCGATAAACTGATAGGTCTCCGGGAACAGATAGCCGGTATCGGTCAGGATCACCGGAATATCCGGCTTAGCCTGCGTCACCAGATGCAGACTGACCGCCGCCTGAATGCCAAAGCTGGAAGAGAGCACCGCCTCACCGGGCAAATTCTCCAGCGCCCAGAGCACGCGCTCCTGCGCAGAAAGCTTGTCCAGTTTGGTATTAATCTCGGCGAGCGCCATCACGCGCTCTACTTTCGGTAAATCATTCAGTGCTGAGAGATCGAGTACAGACATATCACGCCTCCTTTATGCCCAAAAATCACGGGCCGGATCAACAACCGGCTTCACCACACCCATACGGATAGTGAAATCACCAAAGCCTTCACCGGCTTCACGCTCTTTTGACC
This genomic window from Erwinia sp. E_sp_B01_1 contains:
- a CDS encoding aminopeptidase; the encoded protein is MFSRLRLSALAALLSCGAVFPLQAASQQMGHFAEQQLRHIATYFPGRMAGSPAEMLTADYLHHQFSELGYETNKRNFSADYPYQSQDGHTTPHNVTATSVIAARAGEVPQQILIVTHADTYMPVSDGDRQKNLGGLTLQGADDNASGLGVMLELAQRLSKVPLHYSLRFVALSGEESGHQGEKDYLARMKPEEKKNTLLVINLDSLIVGDKLYFDSGSNTPDAVARQTRDRALAIARQHGLAAATNGKAVKKHPADDEFDKAGFPLLSIRATNWDLGKKDGQQQRTLSHHFPQGTSRYQASLDNLTYLDRWLPGRITQRTRTTVKILLPLISGLANPTS
- a CDS encoding YciI family protein, with translation MYIVYLKYSRPMEEVEAVLDAHVLWLNKYFDAGVFIAAGRKDPRTGGMVMVKDIDRERLNVILSEDPFQAVAEYEVTKVNVTRSTNEFNALVGI
- a CDS encoding phosphoadenylyl-sulfate reductase encodes the protein MSVLDLSALNDLPKVERVMALAEINTKLDKLSAQERVLWALENLPGEAVLSSSFGIQAAVSLHLVTQAKPDIPVILTDTGYLFPETYQFIDRLTDKLKLNLQVYRAEQSAAWQEARYGKLWEQGVEGIERYNEINKVEPMNRAMESLQAQTWFAGLRRDQSSSRAHLPVLAIQRGVFKVLPIIDWDNRQVHQYLQDNDLDYHPLREQGYLSVGDTHTTRKWEPGMAEEETRFFGLKRECGLHE